From one Candidatus Woesearchaeota archaeon genomic stretch:
- a CDS encoding SMC family ATPase yields MIIKSIELENIRSYKKETISFDTGINFLSGDIGSGKSTILLAIEFAFFGFKKGDIEGFELLRKGESKGSIKLVLEDKSKVFEIFRSVKKQKSTDMISQEIGYVKDGDSLIELTPKELNAYVFGLLNFPKEFLTKNKNLVYRFSVYTPQENLKSILFDTSESRLEVIRKIFGIDKYKQLLNSFDIFLKKIREDKKIFDVKLERKSKISNEIKVLNGNVEILEKDVKKFSLEDLRLQNDLKKHKDAIEKRDTLIDKLSKNLLVLEKKKSTILEIEEQIKSLKVVISNIEKEKDSFDEKKIKFEIEKLEKLVLEKDLELKKKLFEKSEIKKFLKSKDDLIDEKQKFEKEILLFENKNIEFEKFSGSFDYILTKCQVKDLENFILKDKVRIKKLEKFEVEFTDISKNRIELELKLESLSDDLIRIEDKIKNISNIDFCDSCLQKVSKEHRVDIEKNLKNDKLIAKESISEKKKELLVFEKRLKVLDKEILDLSNIKEDLIQKEERIKSLYDKELKEKLMTEDLKNLRLDLGKFSRDDIEKNLKELDLKMSEFKKKEILFDEIDVFERRILEEISVKKFEIKDLLQKIIDYKNLDSNLKKENDLLYSLIQKIKLKKDILEKINEFEIKEEKLRGDRSLLKKKYDDYLSSNNEVNRELMRVKTDLKSTVDGVMRNNKDLMEIERIEKDYSKLLFNETFLRTSASEILLQIERSVFSKYYAEFNDEFERLFKELIEDNDIDVRLNSEFSPVIEQNGYDIDVKNLSGGEKSSLAIAYRLGLKKIIESNLDSKQKLSLLILDEPTDGFSNEQIDRLGNILKDTKLKQIILVSHDEKIESIADRVLHIEKTNHVSKIV; encoded by the coding sequence ATGATTATTAAATCTATTGAGCTTGAAAACATTCGAAGTTATAAAAAAGAGACTATTTCTTTTGATACAGGAATTAATTTTTTGAGTGGGGATATAGGTTCTGGTAAGAGTACTATTCTTCTTGCAATTGAGTTTGCTTTTTTTGGTTTTAAAAAGGGAGATATTGAAGGATTTGAACTTTTGAGGAAGGGAGAGAGTAAGGGTTCGATAAAATTAGTTTTAGAAGATAAGAGTAAAGTTTTTGAGATTTTTAGAAGTGTTAAGAAGCAGAAAAGTACTGATATGATTTCTCAAGAAATAGGGTATGTGAAAGATGGAGATAGTTTAATTGAACTTACTCCAAAAGAACTTAATGCTTATGTTTTTGGTTTACTTAATTTTCCTAAAGAATTTTTGACTAAGAATAAAAATCTAGTTTATAGATTTAGTGTTTATACACCTCAAGAGAATTTGAAGAGTATTTTGTTTGATACTTCTGAGAGCAGACTTGAAGTTATAAGAAAAATTTTTGGTATTGACAAGTATAAACAACTTTTGAATTCTTTTGATATTTTTTTGAAGAAGATTCGAGAGGATAAAAAAATTTTTGATGTGAAACTTGAGAGAAAATCTAAAATTTCAAATGAGATTAAAGTTTTGAATGGGAATGTTGAGATTCTTGAAAAGGATGTTAAAAAATTTAGTCTAGAGGATTTGAGATTACAAAATGATTTGAAGAAACATAAGGATGCAATTGAAAAAAGAGATACTTTAATAGATAAGCTTTCAAAAAATTTACTTGTACTTGAAAAGAAAAAATCTACAATTTTGGAAATTGAAGAACAGATTAAGAGTTTGAAAGTAGTAATTTCAAATATTGAAAAGGAGAAGGATAGTTTTGATGAAAAAAAGATTAAATTTGAGATTGAAAAACTTGAAAAATTAGTTTTGGAAAAAGATTTGGAGTTGAAGAAAAAGCTTTTTGAAAAATCAGAAATTAAAAAATTTTTGAAATCTAAAGATGATTTGATTGATGAGAAACAAAAGTTTGAGAAAGAAATCCTTTTGTTTGAAAATAAAAATATAGAGTTTGAGAAATTTTCAGGAAGTTTTGATTATATTTTAACTAAATGTCAAGTTAAAGATTTGGAAAATTTTATTTTAAAAGATAAGGTTAGAATTAAAAAACTCGAAAAATTTGAAGTCGAATTTACTGATATTTCAAAAAATAGAATTGAACTTGAACTTAAGTTGGAAAGTTTAAGTGATGATTTGATTAGGATTGAAGATAAAATAAAAAATATTTCTAATATTGATTTTTGTGATTCTTGTTTACAAAAAGTTTCAAAAGAACATAGAGTTGATATTGAGAAAAATTTGAAGAATGATAAATTGATTGCTAAAGAATCTATTTCTGAGAAGAAGAAAGAATTATTAGTTTTTGAAAAAAGATTAAAGGTTTTAGATAAAGAAATTTTAGATTTGAGTAATATAAAAGAAGATTTGATTCAAAAAGAAGAGAGAATCAAGTCTTTGTATGATAAAGAATTGAAAGAGAAATTAATGACTGAAGATTTAAAAAATTTAAGATTGGATCTTGGAAAATTTTCTAGAGATGATATTGAGAAAAATTTGAAAGAATTAGATTTAAAAATGTCTGAATTTAAGAAAAAAGAAATTTTATTTGATGAGATTGATGTATTTGAGAGAAGAATTTTAGAGGAAATTTCTGTTAAAAAATTTGAGATAAAAGATCTCTTGCAAAAAATTATTGATTATAAAAATTTAGATTCTAATTTGAAGAAAGAGAATGATTTACTTTACAGTTTAATTCAGAAAATTAAACTTAAAAAAGATATCTTAGAAAAAATTAATGAGTTTGAAATTAAGGAGGAGAAACTTAGAGGTGATAGGAGTTTACTTAAGAAAAAATATGATGATTACCTTTCTAGTAATAATGAAGTTAATCGTGAACTTATGAGAGTTAAAACTGATTTAAAATCTACTGTTGATGGAGTTATGCGAAATAATAAGGATTTAATGGAGATTGAAAGAATTGAAAAAGATTATTCAAAATTACTTTTTAATGAAACTTTTTTAAGGACTAGTGCTAGTGAGATTTTACTTCAAATTGAGAGAAGTGTTTTTAGTAAATATTATGCTGAATTTAATGATGAGTTTGAAAGATTATTTAAAGAGTTGATAGAAGATAATGATATTGATGTGAGACTTAATTCTGAATTTTCACCAGTTATTGAACAAAATGGATATGATATTGATGTTAAAAATTTGAGTGGAGGTGAGAAGTCATCTCTTGCAATTGCTTATAGGTTGGGACTAAAAAAAATTATTGAGTCAAATTTAGATTCAAAACAAAAATTGTCTTTGCTTATATTAGATGAGCCAACAGATGGATTTTCAAATGAGCAAATAGATAGGCTTGGGAATATTTTAAAAGATACAAAATTAAAGCAAATTATCTTGGTTTCACATGATGAGAAAATTGAGAGTATCGCTGATAGAGTTTTGCATATTGAGAAAACAAATCATGTTAGTAAGATTGTTTGA
- a CDS encoding rhomboid family intramembrane serine protease produces the protein MSSKELDTLISNLHLAQENENKSHEVTALLKLSEYHYNLNNFEKAKLLLKQILTIDSKVFNVNYYLALIEVHEENYDLATSYLVKELKINSKNMFAIQLKDKLKINSNFPLVTFFLFFLNVLVFFFTYPRISVVNAIKFGLSDFNFGLSNAVTSLFFHINIYHFLINVVILLMFGLILEKKIGSFKFLVVYLLSGILGNYAQVFLFEGTLILGASAALFGMLGALMMRSPLLDIRVFGFLKVPLIVLLGSFFTFSSLIGVYLNLDFVSGDVAHFIGLLIGIVVIGFFYIDSIFIFYNWLFISLGFWIITFALRSVLLLEVLDFKFLVLAFISFLIGIVVIVYAYFGLKEALIVRGVYDEAKL, from the coding sequence ATGTCTAGTAAAGAGCTTGATACTTTAATTTCTAATTTACATTTAGCGCAAGAGAATGAAAATAAAAGTCATGAAGTTACAGCTCTTTTGAAACTTTCAGAGTACCATTATAATTTGAATAATTTTGAAAAGGCAAAGCTTTTGTTAAAACAGATTTTAACTATTGATTCAAAGGTTTTTAATGTTAATTATTATTTAGCTTTAATTGAAGTTCATGAAGAAAATTATGATTTGGCTACTTCTTATTTGGTTAAGGAATTAAAGATTAATTCAAAGAATATGTTTGCTATTCAACTTAAGGATAAACTTAAGATTAATTCTAATTTTCCTCTAGTAACTTTTTTTTTATTTTTTTTGAATGTTCTAGTTTTCTTTTTTACTTATCCAAGGATTAGTGTTGTTAATGCAATTAAGTTTGGTTTGTCTGATTTCAATTTTGGTTTAAGTAATGCTGTTACTTCACTTTTTTTTCATATTAATATTTATCATTTTTTGATTAATGTTGTTATTCTTCTTATGTTTGGGTTGATTCTTGAGAAGAAGATTGGTTCTTTTAAATTTTTAGTTGTGTATTTACTTTCAGGAATTTTAGGGAATTATGCGCAAGTATTTTTGTTTGAGGGTACTCTAATCTTGGGTGCTAGTGCTGCACTTTTTGGTATGCTTGGAGCTTTAATGATGAGGAGTCCACTTTTAGATATTCGAGTTTTTGGTTTTTTGAAGGTTCCTTTAATTGTTTTACTTGGATCTTTTTTTACTTTTTCTTCTTTGATTGGAGTTTATTTGAATTTAGATTTTGTTAGTGGGGATGTTGCCCATTTTATCGGTTTACTTATTGGGATAGTAGTTATTGGTTTTTTTTATATAGATTCTATTTTCATTTTTTATAATTGGCTTTTTATTTCTTTAGGATTTTGGATTATTACATTTGCACTAAGGAGTGTTTTGTTATTGGAAGTTTTAGATTTTAAATTTTTAGTTTTAGCATTTATTTCATTTTTAATTGGTATTGTTGTCATAGTATATGCTTATTTTGGTTTGAAAGAGGCTTTAATTGTTAGGGGGGTTTATGATGAAGCAAAGTTATAA
- a CDS encoding DUF4234 domain-containing protein, with translation MVKHRNLIVGAILTVITFGIYIIYWLVSTKNEMNEELGAQIPTAWLLIIPFVGIYWSYKYCEGYAKYAAKDNNTWLYFILWIFVGFVIPPIVQIKLNKIAKEGVISTPIQAQTNIPEQQINQQEVQQPIETNTQPPQQ, from the coding sequence ATGGTAAAACATAGAAATTTAATAGTTGGTGCAATATTAACAGTAATTACTTTTGGAATTTACATAATCTATTGGTTAGTATCAACAAAAAATGAGATGAATGAAGAATTAGGAGCTCAAATCCCTACAGCATGGTTATTAATAATTCCTTTTGTAGGAATCTACTGGTCTTATAAATATTGTGAAGGATATGCTAAATATGCTGCAAAAGATAATAATACTTGGTTATATTTTATTCTTTGGATATTTGTAGGTTTCGTAATCCCTCCAATTGTTCAAATAAAATTAAACAAAATAGCTAAAGAAGGTGTTATTTCAACACCAATTCAAGCACAAACTAATATTCCTGAACAACAGATAAATCAACAAGAAGTTCAACAACCAATTGAAACAAACACACAACCTCCACAACAATAA